In Promicromonospora sp. Populi, one genomic interval encodes:
- a CDS encoding PDDEXK nuclease domain-containing protein — translation MSMFRSIDFQPEGFEDLIGELVDSIRRTFTGIVVDHLEDLLAVPNRRMCMVDRHIRITEDDRDYTVDLLLFHVTQMRYIAIQVQVGRFDPALVARARYTLDLVDDLVRVPEAHGATVGVLLCTDAAADQEAGPIAITLYDGLSPTEQTELPLSIELTAMIDRCLDSTDAMDPAP, via the coding sequence ATGAGCATGTTCCGGAGCATCGACTTCCAGCCCGAGGGATTCGAGGATCTCATTGGCGAACTCGTCGACTCCATCCGACGCACGTTCACGGGCATCGTGGTGGACCATCTCGAGGACCTGCTGGCCGTGCCGAACCGGCGCATGTGCATGGTCGACCGGCACATACGAATCACCGAGGACGACCGCGACTACACCGTCGATCTGCTGCTCTTCCACGTCACTCAGATGCGCTACATCGCCATCCAGGTCCAGGTCGGCAGGTTCGACCCCGCCCTCGTCGCGCGTGCCCGCTACACCCTGGACCTCGTGGACGACCTGGTCCGCGTCCCCGAAGCCCACGGTGCGACCGTCGGCGTACTGCTCTGTACTGATGCCGCGGCCGACCAGGAGGCCGGACCCATCGCCATCACGCTCTACGACGGACTCTCTCCCACCGAACAGACTGAGCTGCCGCTCTCCATCGAGCTCACCGCCATGATCGACCGCTGTCTCGACTCCACCGACGCCATGGATCCCGCGCCCTGA